A region from the Salvelinus sp. IW2-2015 linkage group LG19, ASM291031v2, whole genome shotgun sequence genome encodes:
- the LOC111979368 gene encoding protein fem-1 homolog A, protein MDITTAVFNAARDGKLKLIQKLLSNKSPEELEALAEEKTQGGTPLLIASRHGHLEVVDYLLEHCKANVELGGSVNFDGETIEGAPPLWAASAAGHLPVVRTLLKHGASVNNTTLTNSTPLRAACFDGHLEIVRYLVEHRADMEVANRHGHTCLMISCYKGHKEIAKFLLERGADVNRKSVKGNTALHDCAESGSLDIMKMLLKCNARMERDGYGMTPLLAASVTGHTNIVEYLAHQPRSSREERVDALELLGATFVDKKRDLLGAMRYWRRAMELRQPADKVGLLAKPPPGPPVPAYDCAREVSTAEELEALITDPDEMRMQALLVRERILGPSHPDTSYYIRYRGAVYADSGNFERCISLWKYALDMQQSNLDPLSPMTASSFLSFAELFSFVLQDRAKGTLATRVTFHDLMGVLGKSVREVERAVAQRDSPPEAPQFTKALSIILHLVFLLEKLECTTEQEHQKKQTVYRLLKLNPRARSGFTPLHMAVDKDTTSVGRYPVGRFPSQTVALLLLECGADVDSRDCDNNTPLHVAASNGCPEIMALLVRAGAHFDATNAQRKTAYELLEDQSSGHPALYPLNYVTLQCLAARAIEKHRLPYKGLISEEMEVFIELH, encoded by the coding sequence ATGGATATCACGACGGCGGTTTTCAACGCGGCCAGAGATGGTAAGCTGAAACTTATCCAGAAGTTGCTGAGCAACAAAAGTCCGGAGGAGTTGGAAGCTCTCGCCGAGGAGAAAACGCAGGGAGGCACACCTCTCCTCATTGCTTCTCGACACGGACACTTAGAGGTTGTGGACTATTTGCTTGAACATTGCAAAGCTAACGTGGAACTAGGAGGCTCGGTGAACTTTGACGGCGAGACGATTGAAGGGGCTCCCCCGCTATGGGCGGCTTCGGCggctggtcacctccctgtcgtCCGCACACTTCTCAAACACGGTGCCTCTGTCAACAACACTACGCTGACCAACTCAACGCCCTTACGCGCTGCCTGCTTCGATGGTCACCTGGAGATTGTCCGTTACCTGGTGGAGCACCGAGCCGATATGGAGGTAGCCAACCGCCATGGCCATACCTGCCTGATGATCTCCTGCTACAAGGGCCACAAAGAGATAGCAAAGTTCCTCCTGGAGCGTGGTGCAGATGTCAACCGTAAGAGTGTGAAAGGCAACACTGCTCTCCACGACTGCGCTGAGTCCGGTAGCCTGGACATCATGAAGATGCTGCTGAAATGTAATGCCCGCATGGAGAGGGACGGCTATGGCATGACCCCTCTTCTAGCTGCCAGCGTCACGGGGCACACCAACATTGTGGAGTACCTCGCCCACCAGCCCCGCTCTTCACGAGAAGAACGCGTTGATGCACTCGAACTCCTGGGGGCCACCTTTGTAGATAAGAAGAGAGACCTCCTGGGGGCTATGAGATACTGGAGGAGAGCCATGGAGCTGAGACAACCCGCTGACAAGGTGGGACTCCTGGCCAAGCCCCCGCCGGGTCCCCCTGTCCCTGCCTACGACTGTGCCCGAGAGGTGAGCACAGCCGAGGAGCTGGAGGCTCTGATCACAGACCCCGACGAGATGCGGATGCAGGCCCTGCTGGTCCGTGAGAGAATCCTGGGGCCCTCGCACCCCGACACCTCCTACTACATCCGCTACAGAGGGGCCGTCTACGCCGACTCTGGTAACTTTGAACGCTGCATCAGCCTGTGGAAGTATGCCCTGGATATGCAGCAGAGTAACCTGGACCCCCTCAGCCCCATGACGGCCAGCAGCTTCCTGTCCTTTGCTGAGCTCTTCTCCTTCGTGCTGCAGGACCGGGCCAAAGGTACACTGGCCACTCGCGTCACCTTCCACGACCTGATGGGGGTGTTGGGGAAGAGtgtgagggaggtggagagggcggTGGCCCAGAGGGACAGCCCCCCCGAAGCCCCCCAGTTCACCAAGGCCCTGTCCATCATCCTCCACCTGGTGTTCCTGCTGGAGAAGCTTGAGTGCACCACGGAGCAGGAGCACCAGAAGAAGCAGACGGTGTACCGCCTCCTGAAGTTGAACCCGCGGGCACGGAGTGGCTTCACCCCCCTGCATATGGCTGTGGACAAGGATACCACGTCGGTGGGCCGCTACCCTGTGGGTCGCTTCCCCTCCCAGACCGtggccttgctgctgctggaGTGCGGAGCGGACGTGGACTCCCGGGACTGCGACAACAACACGCCCCTGCACGTCGCTGCCAGCAACGGTTGCCCGGAGATCATGGCGCTGTTGGTGAGGGCAGGGGCACACTTCGATGCCACCAATGCCCAGAGGAAAACGGCGTACGAGCTGCTGGAGGATCAGAGCAGTGGACACCCGGCCCTCTACCCCCTCAACTACGTCACTCTGCAGTGCCTGGCGGCACGCGCCATTGAGAAGCACAGACTGCCCTACAAGGGCCTCATCTCTGAGGAGATGGAGGTGTTTATTGAGCTGCACTGA